The proteins below are encoded in one region of Winogradskyella helgolandensis:
- a CDS encoding thioredoxin family protein yields MKTNIFLMLITLIMAFQTHAQQLNQEIINEGETPYLLGRIDKKGLERDNYKSWFTKNHEAYEPNIELISTIASELKNYSITLFLGTWCGDSKQEVPKFYKVLDACEFPMEQLTVVAVSRQANMYKQSPQHEEAGLNIHRVPTVIFYKNGKEINRIVEHPIKTFEEDIQNIITVNDYKPNYQIVSTVNNILSKEGAEGLKQKQKELLKQFKGKAPNMFGLNTYGRILYGTDRVDEAIAVFTLNAKIFPDQPRTFMSLANTLGVSGNKTKAIEVLEEAIKLHPDNNDLKENLEVIKSNPKGAR; encoded by the coding sequence ATGAAAACGAACATTTTTTTAATGCTCATCACATTAATAATGGCATTTCAAACCCATGCACAGCAATTAAATCAAGAAATCATAAACGAAGGTGAAACTCCTTATTTACTCGGAAGAATTGATAAAAAAGGCTTAGAGCGAGATAATTACAAATCATGGTTCACTAAAAACCATGAAGCATACGAACCAAATATAGAATTGATTAGTACAATTGCCTCAGAACTAAAGAACTATTCCATCACTCTATTTTTGGGTACTTGGTGTGGAGATAGCAAACAGGAAGTTCCAAAATTTTACAAAGTGTTAGATGCTTGTGAATTTCCAATGGAACAATTAACAGTGGTTGCAGTAAGTAGGCAAGCAAACATGTACAAACAAAGTCCTCAACATGAAGAAGCTGGTTTAAACATTCACCGCGTACCAACAGTTATTTTTTATAAGAATGGAAAAGAAATCAACCGTATTGTAGAACATCCTATCAAAACGTTTGAGGAAGACATCCAGAATATTATTACGGTAAACGATTATAAACCTAACTATCAGATTGTAAGCACCGTTAATAATATTCTGAGTAAAGAAGGTGCCGAAGGCTTAAAACAAAAACAGAAAGAGCTACTAAAACAGTTTAAAGGAAAAGCACCAAACATGTTTGGACTCAATACTTATGGTCGAATCCTCTATGGAACAGATAGAGTTGACGAAGCTATTGCAGTATTTACTTTAAACGCTAAGATATTTCCAGATCAACCAAGAACATTTATGAGCTTAGCCAATACGCTTGGTGTTTCCGGCAATAAAACAAAGGCAATAGAAGTCCTAGAAGAAGCGATAAAATTACATCCAGATAATAATGATTTAAAAGAAAATTTAGAGGTTATAAAATCTAACCCAAAAGGAGCTCGTTAA
- the lysS gene encoding lysine--tRNA ligase, producing the protein MQLSEQELVRRQKLEKLRALGINPYPADLFPVNHTSKQIKSDFEEGKQVIIAGRLMAINIQGKASFAQLQDSEGRIQVYFNRDEICTGEDKSLYNDVFKKLLDLGDFIGIEGTLFTTQVGEKTVMVKNFKVLSKALKPLPIPKVKDGKTYDAFTDPEQRYRQRYADLAVNPHVKEVFIKRTKLFNAMRQFFNDAGYFEVETPVLQPIPGGAAARPFITHHNSLDIPLYMRIANELYLKRLIVGGFDGVYEFSKNFRNEGMDRTHNPEFTAMEIYVSYKDYNWMMDFCEKLLEHCALAVNGTSEATFGEHKINFKAPYKRITMRDSILEFTGFDIYNKSEDEIRAAAKGMHIEVDETMGKGKLIDEIFGEKCEGNYIQPTFITDYPKEMSPLCKEHRENPELTERFELMVCGKEVANAYSELNDPIDQRERFEHQLSLAKKGDDEATEFIDHDFLRALEYGMPPTSGMGIGMDRLIMFLTNNQSIQEVLFFPQMRPEKKKVDLSDNEKAILEVLKAEKRMDLNILKSKSGLSNKGWDKGLKGLAKHGLTKVDKTDDGLFVQMI; encoded by the coding sequence ATGCAACTTTCAGAACAAGAATTGGTAAGACGCCAAAAGTTAGAAAAGCTTAGAGCTTTAGGGATCAACCCTTATCCAGCGGATTTATTTCCGGTAAACCATACTTCAAAACAGATAAAATCGGATTTTGAAGAAGGTAAACAGGTTATTATAGCTGGTCGTTTAATGGCAATTAACATTCAAGGAAAAGCGTCTTTTGCACAATTGCAAGATAGCGAAGGTCGTATTCAAGTGTATTTTAATCGCGATGAAATCTGTACAGGCGAAGACAAATCACTTTACAATGATGTCTTTAAAAAATTACTCGACTTAGGTGATTTTATTGGAATTGAAGGTACACTTTTCACAACGCAAGTTGGTGAAAAAACGGTAATGGTTAAAAATTTTAAAGTACTGAGTAAAGCCTTAAAACCTTTACCAATACCAAAAGTTAAAGACGGAAAAACCTATGATGCATTTACAGATCCTGAGCAACGTTATAGACAGCGTTATGCTGATTTAGCTGTAAATCCTCACGTTAAGGAAGTATTTATTAAGCGGACCAAGCTTTTTAATGCTATGCGTCAATTTTTTAATGATGCTGGTTATTTTGAAGTAGAGACTCCAGTTTTACAACCCATTCCTGGTGGAGCTGCCGCACGTCCGTTTATAACACATCACAATAGTTTAGATATTCCGTTATACATGCGAATTGCTAACGAATTATACCTAAAACGTTTAATCGTTGGTGGATTTGATGGCGTTTATGAATTCTCTAAAAACTTCAGAAATGAAGGGATGGATAGAACTCATAATCCAGAATTTACAGCCATGGAAATCTATGTTTCGTACAAAGATTACAATTGGATGATGGATTTCTGTGAGAAACTTTTAGAGCATTGTGCACTAGCTGTAAATGGAACATCTGAAGCCACTTTTGGTGAACATAAAATTAACTTTAAAGCTCCATATAAACGTATTACCATGCGCGATTCTATTTTAGAATTCACAGGTTTTGATATTTACAATAAGTCTGAAGACGAAATTAGAGCAGCTGCAAAAGGCATGCATATAGAAGTGGATGAGACGATGGGTAAAGGCAAATTGATTGATGAAATTTTCGGAGAAAAATGTGAAGGGAATTATATTCAACCAACATTCATTACTGATTACCCAAAAGAAATGAGTCCTTTATGTAAAGAGCACAGAGAGAATCCTGAATTAACAGAGCGTTTTGAATTAATGGTATGTGGTAAAGAAGTTGCCAATGCCTATTCAGAATTAAATGATCCAATAGATCAACGCGAGCGTTTTGAACACCAATTAAGTTTAGCTAAAAAAGGTGATGATGAAGCCACAGAATTTATTGATCACGATTTTTTACGTGCGTTAGAATACGGAATGCCTCCTACATCTGGAATGGGTATTGGAATGGATCGTTTAATTATGTTCTTAACTAATAATCAGAGCATCCAAGAAGTATTATTCTTTCCTCAAATGCGACCAGAGAAGAAGAAAGTAGATCTTAGTGATAATGAAAAAGCGATTTTAGAAGTTTTAAAAGCTGAAAAACGTATGGATTTAAATATTCTTAAATCTAAATCTGGCTTAAGTAATAAAGGCTGGGACAAAGGTTTAAAAGGATTAGCTAAACATGGCTTAACTAAGGTTGACAAAACCGATGACGGTTTGTTTGTTCAAATGATATAA
- a CDS encoding YoaK family protein yields MFRHQGKSRTLLHNLRIATILSFVAGIVNVTGFLAFHQLTTNVTGHFALFISDVANFEFWKGTIFLLYIISFLFGSFFSSFLIEKFKENKRMNVFVLPTLIEVLILAVIAFTSDITTIQYPNVIICALLFAMGLQNSLVTKISNAVVRTTHLTGLFTDLGIELSQLCFRGNHHNRTQIIATIKLRIAIICFFFFGGLVGGYLYSKLDIKLNTLLVAAFILAISLFYDDLRYGYIKTKRKYSQRN; encoded by the coding sequence ATGTTTAGACATCAAGGTAAAAGCAGAACATTATTACACAATCTGCGAATTGCTACTATTTTGTCGTTTGTTGCGGGTATTGTCAATGTCACTGGATTCTTAGCATTTCACCAATTAACCACCAATGTCACCGGCCATTTTGCGCTGTTTATTAGTGATGTAGCCAATTTTGAATTTTGGAAAGGCACTATCTTTTTACTTTATATTATATCGTTCCTTTTTGGCTCTTTCTTTTCAAGTTTTCTTATTGAAAAATTCAAAGAAAACAAACGAATGAATGTTTTTGTTCTCCCAACATTAATTGAAGTTCTTATTTTAGCTGTAATTGCTTTTACAAGCGACATAACTACAATACAATATCCAAATGTCATTATTTGCGCACTTCTCTTTGCTATGGGACTCCAAAATTCACTGGTAACAAAAATCTCTAATGCAGTGGTGAGAACAACCCATTTAACAGGTTTATTTACAGATTTAGGAATTGAGCTTTCCCAATTATGTTTCCGAGGAAATCACCATAACAGAACCCAAATAATAGCAACGATTAAGCTGAGAATTGCAATTATTTGCTTCTTCTTTTTTGGAGGACTCGTTGGCGGTTACCTTTATTCAAAATTAGATATAAAATTAAATACATTATTAGTAGCTGCATTTATCTTAGCAATCAGTCTATTTTATGATGATTTAAGATATGGTTACATCAAAACGAAGCGAAAATACAGCCAAAGAAACTAA
- a CDS encoding YqaE/Pmp3 family membrane protein gives MSIWRVILSIICPPLAVLDKGCGSILITFLLWLCGWVPGVIAALVILNNPER, from the coding sequence ATGAGTATCTGGCGCGTTATCCTTTCTATCATTTGTCCACCTTTAGCAGTTTTAGATAAAGGCTGTGGTTCAATTCTAATCACGTTTCTATTATGGCTATGTGGTTGGGTGCCTGGTGTTATTGCCGCATTGGTTATATTGAATAATCCAGAGCGATAA
- a CDS encoding fibronectin type III domain-containing protein — protein sequence MLFLFMSIIFSCNNDDEDLVPVCDTVTNISSNSITDNSVTISWETANTSATYTVEYGISGFSLGSGITIPTTDTSIQITGLLAHTTYDIYIQTICSTNNTSLYTNIFSVTTLAPNVVPEFKTNLSELNLFSGDLNELNITSKGFEYNLSTTLFSDYAHKQRIIALPEGTSMEHDGDGLPIFPDNTVIAKTFYYNLDERDVSLGRKIIETRILIKLNGAWETGDYKWNDAQTDAILDLVGSSLPVTWIDTEGNSNSTTYKIPSNTDCFTCHGNNENIIPIGPKLRSMNFEINGINQLEQFIANSQLTGITTSTSVRNLPNWEDENESLENRARAYMDINCAHCHIPGGSCEDESTLNLAYETPLDESDIVQQNFSIDYRISFYLDGLSMPYIGTSMMHTEGVALIQSYLETLE from the coding sequence TTGCTATTCTTATTCATGAGTATTATTTTCTCATGTAATAATGACGATGAAGATTTGGTTCCTGTTTGCGATACGGTTACAAACATATCATCAAATTCAATAACTGATAATTCTGTTACCATCAGTTGGGAAACTGCAAATACTTCTGCAACTTATACAGTAGAATATGGTATTTCAGGGTTTTCGCTAGGTAGTGGAATAACGATTCCTACAACGGATACAAGTATCCAAATTACTGGTTTATTAGCTCATACAACTTACGACATCTATATTCAAACCATTTGTAGCACTAATAATACAAGTTTATACACTAATATTTTTAGCGTTACAACTTTAGCACCTAACGTGGTTCCAGAGTTTAAAACTAATCTTTCTGAATTGAATTTATTTTCAGGTGATTTAAACGAATTAAACATTACTTCGAAGGGATTTGAGTACAACCTTAGCACAACCTTATTTTCAGATTACGCTCATAAACAACGCATCATAGCTTTACCAGAAGGTACAAGCATGGAACATGATGGAGATGGGTTACCTATTTTCCCAGACAATACGGTTATCGCAAAAACCTTCTATTACAATCTTGATGAACGCGATGTATCATTAGGACGAAAAATCATTGAAACGCGTATTTTAATTAAATTGAATGGAGCTTGGGAAACTGGAGATTACAAATGGAACGATGCACAAACCGATGCCATTTTAGATTTAGTTGGCAGCTCACTACCTGTTACTTGGATTGATACTGAAGGCAACAGCAATTCCACAACCTATAAAATTCCATCAAACACAGATTGCTTTACATGCCATGGTAATAATGAAAACATTATACCAATTGGTCCAAAATTAAGATCAATGAATTTTGAAATTAATGGTATTAACCAATTGGAACAATTTATAGCAAACTCACAATTAACGGGTATAACAACTAGTACTTCCGTAAGAAACCTACCAAATTGGGAAGACGAAAATGAAAGTTTAGAAAATAGAGCAAGAGCTTACATGGATATTAACTGTGCACATTGCCATATTCCCGGAGGGTCTTGTGAAGATGAATCTACTTTAAACCTTGCATATGAAACTCCATTAGACGAAAGTGATATTGTGCAGCAAAATTTTAGTATTGATTACAGAATATCATTCTATTTAGATGGCTTAAGCATGCCTTATATTGGAACTTCAATGATGCATACAGAAGGAGTAGCGCTCATTCAATCTTACCTAGAAACGCTAGAATAA
- a CDS encoding endonuclease/exonuclease/phosphatase family protein, with amino-acid sequence MWNIADQKDYNIDVLKKTLEAQRIDALFFVEVLHKDNNFNSQFKQELHNYNIEFLEGNMMVVAKKGITIVDYIEEERHYKLNHLKVEIGLNTFEVIIVDIFAKPWHNKKKAFTKIYKYLEDHDIDIILGDFNTPYESIYFNHFKTNYTSARNFQKGFSATWPYPMPLLEIDHIWIKKQQTILSTEKKFYTDSDHALLITEFK; translated from the coding sequence TTGTGGAATATCGCTGACCAAAAAGATTATAATATTGACGTTTTAAAGAAAACTTTAGAAGCACAACGTATAGACGCTCTATTTTTTGTTGAAGTTTTACATAAAGACAATAATTTTAATTCCCAATTCAAACAAGAACTCCACAATTATAATATTGAATTTTTAGAAGGAAACATGATGGTCGTTGCCAAAAAAGGCATAACAATCGTTGATTATATTGAAGAAGAACGCCATTATAAACTCAATCACTTAAAAGTAGAAATAGGCTTAAACACGTTTGAAGTAATAATAGTTGACATTTTTGCAAAACCTTGGCACAATAAAAAAAAGGCCTTTACCAAAATTTATAAATACCTAGAAGACCACGACATTGATATTATACTAGGGGATTTTAATACCCCTTACGAAAGTATTTATTTTAATCATTTTAAAACCAATTATACATCTGCACGTAACTTTCAGAAGGGATTTTCAGCGACCTGGCCTTACCCAATGCCTTTGTTAGAAATTGATCATATTTGGATAAAGAAACAACAAACTATTCTCAGCACAGAAAAGAAATTTTACACAGATTCCGACCATGCTTTACTTATTACGGAATTTAAGTAA
- a CDS encoding zinc-dependent metalloprotease produces MLKHVSLKLLLVVSAFIAFSCSTAKKAGKSGKDATAMAKPSAKKPGKNDPKPYNKVITKDAKSDTGLFTVHTVDDKFFYEIPDSLFDREMLMVTRISKTASGLGFGGGKMNEQVLRWEKRDKKVVLRVVSYNVVASDSLPVNEAVVNSNFEPVLFTFPIAAFSKDSTSTVIDATPLFEKDVKPLGIPQRSRTSYKISRIESDKSFIESVKSYPRNIESRHVKTYAAGNPPSNSSTGSISVEMSNSMILLPDVPMKRRYFDERVGWFTSNQTDYGLKDQKSKSVEFLDRWRLEVKDEDIEKFKRGELVVPKKQIVYYVDRATPEQWKKYIKQGIEDWQVAFEAAGFKDAIIAKEPPTVEEDPEWSPEDARYSVVRYLASPIPNANGPHVSDPRTGEILESDINWYHNVMSLLRGWFFVQTAAINPEAQSPQFKDEVMGRLIRFVSSHEVGHTLGLPHNMGSSVAYPVEKLRDAAFTKEFGTAPSIMDYARFNYIAQPGDEGVALMPDIGTYDKYAISWGYRPILDKTAEEEKPILNEWIMKHAGDPMYRFGHQQAGDVVDPSSQTEDLGDDAMLASEYGIKNLKRIVPNLIEWTTEAGEGYDDLDEMYGHVISQFNRYMGHVSNNIGGVYENYKAADQEGAVYTAVPKDHQKKALAFIQENLFETPEWLLDKNIFDRIEFTGSVERVRAMQSRTLNNIMSLGKMQRLIEANTYDSNAYALTDMMSDLRKGVWSELRTGKKIDTYRRNLQRAHIDRLEYLMTAENQTAGRRSSPYVKVTPVNTSQSDIRAVVRAELTSLRSQLRSARGGDTMSRIHIADAIERINLILDPK; encoded by the coding sequence ATTTTGAAACACGTATCCCTTAAACTACTCCTTGTAGTTTCAGCCTTTATTGCATTTTCTTGCTCTACCGCAAAAAAAGCAGGAAAATCAGGTAAAGATGCCACAGCAATGGCTAAACCTTCAGCTAAAAAGCCTGGAAAAAATGATCCAAAGCCTTACAACAAAGTCATCACCAAAGATGCAAAAAGTGATACAGGTTTATTTACGGTTCACACTGTAGATGATAAATTCTTTTATGAAATACCAGATTCTCTTTTTGATAGAGAAATGCTAATGGTTACGCGTATTTCTAAAACAGCATCTGGCCTTGGTTTTGGTGGTGGAAAGATGAATGAACAAGTATTGCGTTGGGAGAAAAGAGACAAGAAGGTTGTACTTCGTGTTGTATCTTACAATGTTGTTGCTTCAGATTCACTTCCTGTAAATGAAGCTGTTGTAAATTCTAATTTCGAACCTGTTTTATTCACATTCCCTATTGCAGCGTTTAGTAAAGATTCTACAAGTACTGTTATTGACGCAACACCTTTATTTGAAAAAGATGTAAAACCTTTAGGTATTCCGCAACGTAGCAGAACATCTTATAAAATTTCACGTATTGAAAGTGATAAGTCGTTTATTGAATCGGTAAAAAGTTACCCAAGAAATATTGAATCTCGTCACGTAAAAACATATGCCGCTGGCAATCCTCCTTCAAACTCAAGTACAGGAAGCATTTCTGTCGAAATGAGCAATTCTATGATCTTGTTACCAGACGTTCCAATGAAACGTCGCTATTTTGATGAGCGCGTAGGTTGGTTTACAAGTAACCAAACAGATTACGGATTAAAAGATCAAAAAAGTAAATCCGTAGAATTTCTAGATCGTTGGAGATTAGAAGTTAAAGATGAAGATATTGAAAAATTTAAGCGTGGTGAATTAGTTGTTCCTAAAAAACAAATTGTATACTACGTTGATAGAGCAACACCTGAACAATGGAAAAAATATATCAAACAAGGTATTGAAGATTGGCAAGTCGCTTTTGAAGCTGCAGGTTTTAAAGATGCTATTATTGCTAAAGAACCACCAACAGTTGAAGAAGATCCAGAATGGAGTCCTGAAGACGCACGTTATTCAGTAGTACGTTATTTAGCATCTCCAATTCCTAACGCTAATGGCCCACACGTTAGTGATCCAAGAACAGGTGAAATTTTAGAAAGTGATATCAACTGGTATCATAATGTAATGTCTTTATTACGTGGTTGGTTCTTTGTACAAACAGCCGCTATTAATCCAGAAGCACAAAGCCCACAATTTAAAGATGAAGTTATGGGACGCTTAATTCGTTTTGTATCGTCTCACGAAGTTGGACACACCTTAGGTTTACCTCATAATATGGGATCTAGTGTTGCTTATCCGGTTGAAAAATTACGTGATGCAGCATTCACTAAAGAATTCGGAACGGCACCATCTATTATGGATTATGCGCGTTTTAATTATATCGCACAACCAGGAGATGAAGGTGTGGCCTTAATGCCAGATATCGGAACTTACGATAAGTATGCGATTTCTTGGGGTTATAGACCAATCTTAGACAAAACTGCTGAAGAAGAAAAGCCAATTCTTAACGAATGGATTATGAAACACGCTGGTGACCCAATGTACCGTTTTGGTCATCAACAAGCCGGTGATGTAGTTGATCCTAGTTCTCAAACGGAAGATTTAGGTGATGATGCCATGTTAGCTAGTGAATATGGAATTAAAAACCTTAAGCGTATTGTACCAAACTTAATTGAATGGACTACTGAAGCTGGTGAAGGCTATGATGATTTAGACGAAATGTATGGTCATGTAATATCACAGTTTAACCGTTATATGGGACATGTTTCTAATAACATTGGTGGTGTATACGAAAATTACAAAGCTGCTGACCAAGAAGGTGCTGTTTATACGGCTGTACCAAAAGATCACCAGAAAAAAGCATTAGCTTTTATTCAAGAAAATTTATTTGAAACTCCAGAATGGTTATTAGATAAAAATATTTTTGACCGTATTGAATTTACAGGTTCTGTTGAACGTGTAAGAGCAATGCAATCTAGAACACTGAACAACATCATGAGTTTAGGTAAAATGCAACGTCTTATCGAAGCTAACACTTACGATAGCAATGCCTATGCATTAACAGATATGATGAGCGATTTACGTAAAGGGGTTTGGAGTGAATTACGTACAGGTAAGAAAATTGATACTTACAGACGTAATTTACAACGTGCTCATATTGATAGATTAGAGTATTTAATGACTGCAGAAAATCAAACAGCAGGAAGACGTTCTAGTCCTTACGTAAAAGTGACTCCTGTTAATACGAGCCAATCTGATATTAGAGCGGTTGTAAGAGCGGAGTTAACATCGTTACGTAGCCAATTACGTTCAGCTCGTGGAGGAGATACCATGAGTAGAATACATATAGCTGATGCTATTGAGCGTATTAATCTAATTTTAGATCCTAAGTAA
- a CDS encoding response regulator transcription factor, with translation MRLKTLYVFLIITSVCKAQYSFSGYTNPEEWDRSVYLSIVEDYRKMSGVYSEQIIAKTSADSNGFFEFKGNMLDTENRIYRIHVDKCSDMQQGINHFNGHCSDSEELLFIAKNSDTLKLPFSFGNQVFCRVESNNPKANAFVKIDSLKNDMRFAYSEFRSEANRKLNNKKWFKTLQYFGEALNEPLAELYIYKYLSDRSSDLHSYYVEDLKENDYYDNLKTRLETSYPNSTYTNQYSNELEADRYMLSSSHGNTTSNLSIFLYAILGFSMMLNLFFLYRFWKRNQCKIDDLKAKLSKQEQVVLEHLLLDKTNKDIAESLFLSVSTVKTHTNNIYKKLNVQSRDDAKSLFIK, from the coding sequence ATGCGACTAAAAACACTATACGTTTTTTTAATTATCACCTCAGTTTGTAAAGCTCAATATTCTTTTTCGGGTTATACAAACCCTGAAGAATGGGACAGATCTGTATACCTTTCTATTGTTGAAGATTACCGAAAAATGTCTGGTGTGTATTCCGAACAAATTATTGCAAAAACATCGGCTGACTCTAATGGTTTTTTTGAATTTAAAGGGAATATGCTCGATACCGAAAACAGAATCTATCGCATTCATGTAGATAAATGTTCCGATATGCAACAAGGTATCAATCACTTTAATGGGCATTGTAGTGATAGTGAAGAACTCCTCTTCATTGCCAAAAATTCGGACACCTTAAAGTTACCTTTTTCATTTGGAAACCAGGTATTTTGCCGGGTAGAATCCAATAACCCAAAGGCTAACGCTTTTGTAAAAATCGATTCATTAAAAAATGATATGCGTTTTGCTTATAGTGAATTTAGAAGTGAAGCCAATCGAAAACTAAATAACAAAAAATGGTTTAAAACCCTTCAATACTTCGGTGAGGCTTTAAATGAACCTTTAGCAGAACTCTATATTTATAAGTATTTATCGGATAGAAGTAGTGATTTGCATAGCTATTATGTTGAAGATTTAAAGGAAAACGACTATTACGATAATTTAAAAACACGATTAGAAACAAGTTACCCAAATTCAACCTACACCAATCAATATTCCAACGAACTAGAAGCTGATCGTTATATGTTATCTTCTTCGCATGGAAATACAACATCAAACTTGAGTATTTTCCTCTATGCTATTTTAGGATTTTCAATGATGCTAAATCTATTTTTCCTGTATCGCTTTTGGAAACGCAATCAATGTAAAATAGACGATTTAAAAGCAAAATTATCTAAACAAGAGCAAGTGGTTTTAGAGCATTTGCTCTTAGATAAAACAAATAAAGACATTGCTGAATCCCTTTTTTTAAGTGTGAGTACTGTAAAAACACACACTAACAACATCTACAAGAAACTCAATGTACAATCTAGAGATGATGCAAAATCACTATTTATCAAATAG
- the lipB gene encoding lipoyl(octanoyl) transferase LipB: MNKTIQLQDLGIKDFKDTWDYQEALFKAILETKIKNRREDAGLVTDNHFLFVEHPHVYTLGKSGDLSNLLLSEEELTEKGATFYKINRGGDITYHGPGQIVGYPILDLDNFFTDIHKYLRFLEEVIILTLAEYGLKTERSPGETGVWLGVGTPFARKICAMGVRASRWVTMHGFALNVNADLGYFDHIIPCGIRGKAVTTLNNELGVDKVDETEVKTKILKHFSELFNAEFTASVD; the protein is encoded by the coding sequence TTGAATAAAACGATACAACTTCAGGATTTAGGAATTAAGGATTTTAAGGACACTTGGGATTACCAAGAAGCACTTTTTAAAGCCATTTTAGAGACTAAAATAAAGAATAGAAGAGAGGATGCAGGTTTAGTTACTGACAATCACTTTCTTTTTGTAGAACATCCACACGTCTATACTTTGGGTAAAAGTGGAGACTTGTCTAACTTATTGCTTTCAGAGGAAGAACTCACAGAAAAAGGAGCGACTTTCTACAAAATAAATAGAGGTGGAGATATTACTTATCATGGTCCAGGCCAAATTGTAGGTTATCCGATTCTAGATTTAGATAATTTCTTTACAGATATACATAAGTACTTACGTTTTTTAGAAGAAGTGATTATTCTCACATTAGCTGAGTATGGATTAAAAACCGAACGTAGTCCTGGTGAAACAGGGGTTTGGCTCGGGGTTGGAACACCATTTGCTCGTAAAATTTGTGCAATGGGAGTACGCGCTAGCCGTTGGGTAACGATGCATGGATTTGCATTGAATGTGAATGCCGATTTAGGGTATTTTGATCATATTATTCCATGTGGTATTCGCGGCAAGGCAGTTACAACACTTAATAATGAATTAGGTGTCGATAAAGTTGATGAAACTGAGGTGAAAACTAAGATTTTGAAACATTTTTCAGAATTATTCAATGCTGAGTTTACAGCGTCTGTGGATTAG
- a CDS encoding DUF1573 domain-containing protein, with protein sequence MKQTLNIAVILVLAMNFFNVAPPTEFDKYDSKVAILKFKTEIIDYGTITQNSEGKRLFTFTNTGDAPLLITKVKTSCGCTVPSYSKAPIQPGSQGELEIKYDTKRLGAFTKTITVMSNAEGGNKILKIKGTIVAAK encoded by the coding sequence ATGAAGCAAACTTTAAACATTGCCGTTATTTTAGTTTTAGCAATGAACTTTTTTAACGTAGCACCACCAACTGAATTTGACAAATACGATTCTAAAGTCGCTATTTTAAAATTTAAAACAGAAATTATTGACTACGGGACGATTACTCAGAATTCTGAAGGGAAGCGCCTCTTTACATTTACCAACACTGGTGATGCTCCCTTACTCATTACAAAAGTAAAAACAAGTTGCGGCTGCACAGTGCCTAGCTATTCTAAAGCACCTATACAACCAGGAAGCCAAGGTGAATTAGAAATTAAATACGATACTAAGCGATTGGGTGCCTTCACCAAAACCATCACGGTAATGTCTAATGCTGAAGGAGGGAACAAAATCCTGAAGATTAAAGGGACTATTGTAGCCGCAAAGTAA